Proteins encoded together in one Carassius auratus strain Wakin chromosome 32, ASM336829v1, whole genome shotgun sequence window:
- the LOC113052182 gene encoding uncharacterized protein LOC113052182 has translation MSYKDKHGSTRWRKVLKDNRMWFHLPEFPRVVEGKVPSADSFFHGSVFFWRPVGVWRYSLRCPRSDCPARSSQKAFLYRCGYSKTVRQICHMSGWYSMLTEVLACNACRKAAKESEEHSIGRFLSWDACILNQLSPAHRAVFPAVLTLRRDVDKQVIRLMRDRTEGNTMAKVWRQVLESHCEEYLQRKDLYTTLLSQYKKPGSITRNFCQQFQRPPARRELPCPKLLRKAFLIAEADNVEDYRTQIMSTFGKVLKYDSTKKICKKLYGDGKGTAEWCTNVANELGQILTSVLTCEESLDKMRPMAEGLMERYRRADEAPPELMYVDRGCCRVQGVSSVEQLFSEWTDRGMLVRLDIFHWIHRFDPALRTDHHPKYALFKSALSAAVFAYNKDDVALLVQATRAGHPTRYASLTDSQIVELHVSKSDLSRHVRRITLGAQETCARVQRAIGILKGAAGMDENQVHLFKDAVAIDHIWENQQKHLECIQDPPGRNMYTITKYLYM, from the exons ATGTCTTATAAAGACAAGCACGGCAGCACGAGGTGGAGGAAAGTCTTGAAGGACAACAGAATGTGGTTTCACCTTCCTGAATTTCCTAGAGTGGTGGAAGGAAAAGTCCCCTCAGCAGACTCCTTTTTTCATGGCTCCGTTTTTTTCTGGAGACCAGTCGGAGTGTGGCGATACAGTCTTCGATGCCCAAGGTCTGACTGCCCGGCACGCTCTAGTCAGAAGGCCTTTCTGTACCGTTGTGGGTACTCAAAAACTGTCAGGCAGATCTGCCACATGTCTGGCTGGTACTCCATGCTGACAGAAGTCCTGGCATGCAACGCTTGCAGAAAGGCTGCAAAGGAGTCTGAGGAACACTCCATTGGTCGATTCCTCTCATGGGATGCGTGCATCCTTAACCAGCTCAGTCCAGCACACAGAGCGGTGTTCCCTGCTGTCTTGACATTACG GCGTGACGTGGACAAGCAGGTTATCCGCCTGATGAGGGATCGCACCGAGGGCAACACCATGGCCAAGGTGTGGAGGCAGGTCCTGGAGAGCCACTGCGAGGAGTACCTGCAAAGGAAGGACTTGTACACCACCCTCCTCAGCCAGTACAAAAAACCAGGGTCGATCACAC GGAATTTTTGCCAACAATTCCAGCGACCACCGGCGAGGAGAGAGCTGCCATGTCCAAAGCTGTTAAGAAAGGCCTTTCTCATCGCAGAAGCAGATAACGTCGAGGACTACCGGACACAGATTATGTCTACTTTTGGCAAAGTCCTCAAGTACGACTCCACCAAAAAg ATCTGCAAGAAACTTTACGGGGATGGAAAGGGTACGGCGGAATGGTGCACCAACGTGGCCAACGAGCTGGGCCAGATTCTCACGTCAGTCCTGACTTGCGAGGAGTCGCTGGACAAAATGCGGCCAATGGCTGAAGGCCTCATGGAGAGGTACAGAAGAGCTGACGAGGCACCTCCCGAGCTCATGTATGTGGATCGCGGCTGCTGTCGTGTCCAAGGCGTGTCTTCTGTGGAGCAGCTCTTCAGCGAGTGGACTGACAGGGGTATGCTGGTACGGCTCGACATCTTTCATTGGATCCATCGATTTGATCCAGCCTTACGGACGGATCACCATCCGAAGTACGCCCTGTTTAAGTCCGCCCTATCCGCTGCGGTCTTCGCCTACAACAAGGACGATGTGGCGCTCCTGGTACAGGCCACACGTGCCGGTCACCCAACGCGCTACGCTTCCCTGACTGACAGCCAGATTGTCGAACTACATGTAAGCAAGTCAGACCTCAGCCGTCATGTCAGGAGGATCACGTTGGGTGCCCAGGAAACCTGTGCACGTGTCCAGAGGGCCATCGGCATCTTGAAGGGAGCAGCTGGGATGGATGAGAACCAGGTGCACCTGTTCAAGGACGCTGTGGCCATTGACCACATATGGGAGAACCAGCAGAAGCACCTCGAATGCATCCAGGATCCACCGGGGAGAAACATGTACACCATTACGAAGTATTTGTACATGTAA